Part of the Azospirillum thiophilum genome, TACAAGCAGGTCGCGGCGAAATACCCGCTCGCCTCGATCGAGGATCCGCTGGACGAGGAGGATTTCGAGGGCTTCGTCAAGGTTACCCGCGAACTGCCGCAGACCCAGATCGTCGGCGACGACCTGTTCGTCACCAACGTCGAACGCCTGCGCCTGGGCGTCGGGCGCGGCGCGGCCAACGCCATGCTGTTCAAGGTCAACCAGATCGGTACGCTGAGCCAGGCCTTCGAATCCGCGGAGTTCGCCTATCGCCACGGCTATGGCGTGCAGGTTTCCGAACGGTCGGGCGAGACCGAGGACGGGCTGATCTCCGATCTGGTGGTCGCGCTCAACAGCGGGCAGATCAAGACCGGCATGCCGATCCGCGGCGAGCGGACGGCCAAGCACAACCGCCTGCTGCAGATCGAAGGCGAGCTGGGCGCAACCGCGCAGTATGCGGGCCACGCCTTCCGCCGGCCCCGCTGACGTCCGCGGCCGGGCCGACCGATACTGAAAGGAGCAAAAGGCGATGGGCTACATCAAGAACCGGGAGCTCCTGCTTTCAGCCGGCGAAGTCGAACTCCGTCGCCTGGCGCTCGACATCGCCGAGGCCGGCATCGCTGCCGCCGATCCGGGGGTCGCCGTTCACCGGCACCTCCGCCTTGACGGCAATCGGGGCGGCAGCCGGGACGACAATCGGGACGATGGCCGGCTGATCGTCGGCGACCGCGTGTTCGATCTGTCGGGCGGGCGCCGCATCTTCGTGATCGGCGCCGGCAAGGCGACGTTTCCGATCGCCAAGGCGCTCGACGACATCCTGGGGCCCCGCATCCACAAGGGGCTGGTGACCTGCAAATACGGGCAGGGCGGCACCCTGGCCCACATCGCGTTGCGGCTGGCCGACCATCCCATCCCGGACGGATCGTCGCTGGACGCGGCGACGGAAACGGCAAAGCTGCTGCGCGAGGTGCGGCCGGGCGACATCGTGCTCGCCTGCTTCACCGGCGGCTCCTCGTCCCTGTTCGTCTCCCCGGTTCCCGGCGTCCCGCTGGCGGACAAGGCGGCGGCCGGCCGCATCCTGCTGACCTGCGGCGCCAACATCATCGAGATCAACGCCGTCCGCAAACATCTCAGCACCGTCAAGGGCGGCCGCCTGGTCCGCTCGCTGCCGGCCGGCGTGACGCTGGTCAACCTGACGGTCTCCGACGTGATCGGCGACCGGCTCGACTACATCACCGACCCGTCGGTTCCCGACACGTCGAGCTTCGCCGATGCCCAGGCGACCCTCGACAAGTATGGGCTGTGGGATCGTCTGCCCGCATCGGTCGCCGCGCATCTCCGCGCCGCGCCTGCGGCGGCGGCGACCGTGGACGCCGGGGGGCTGGCCCATCTCGACCGCATGGATCTCCTGCTCGTCCACAATGACGCCGCCTGCACCGGTGCCGCAGCCGCGGTGCGGGCGCTCGGCCTGACCCCGCTGCTGCTGTCCACCGTGTTCGAGGGCGAAAGCAGCACGCTGGGCCGGACCATGGTCGCGGTCGCCAAGCAGATTCAGGCCGACGGCAATCCGGTCCCGGCTCCGTGCGTTTTGATCGGCGGTGGAGAAACCACCGTGACCATCGCCGGCAATGCCGGGGAAGGCGGGCCGAACCAGGAGTTCGCCGTCGGTGCCGCGGTCGAGCTGGACGGCATGCGCGGTGTCGTCGCCATCGGCCTCGACACCGACGGCACCGACGGGCCGACCGGCTATGCCGGCGGCCTGGCGGACGGCCGGACCGTTTCCATCGCCCGCTCCGCCGGCCACGACCTTCACCGCGCACTGCGTCTGCACGACGTGACGCCCGCGCTGCGGGACTCCGGTCACATCCTGTCGACCGGCGCCACCGGCACCAACGTCAACGATCTCAAGCTCGTCGTGGTCGTCCCATCCGCGTGACGCCGCCTCACTCGACGCGGGCCGTCGGGTGGATGATCCG contains:
- a CDS encoding glycerate kinase type-2 family protein, coding for MGYIKNRELLLSAGEVELRRLALDIAEAGIAAADPGVAVHRHLRLDGNRGGSRDDNRDDGRLIVGDRVFDLSGGRRIFVIGAGKATFPIAKALDDILGPRIHKGLVTCKYGQGGTLAHIALRLADHPIPDGSSLDAATETAKLLREVRPGDIVLACFTGGSSSLFVSPVPGVPLADKAAAGRILLTCGANIIEINAVRKHLSTVKGGRLVRSLPAGVTLVNLTVSDVIGDRLDYITDPSVPDTSSFADAQATLDKYGLWDRLPASVAAHLRAAPAAAATVDAGGLAHLDRMDLLLVHNDAACTGAAAAVRALGLTPLLLSTVFEGESSTLGRTMVAVAKQIQADGNPVPAPCVLIGGGETTVTIAGNAGEGGPNQEFAVGAAVELDGMRGVVAIGLDTDGTDGPTGYAGGLADGRTVSIARSAGHDLHRALRLHDVTPALRDSGHILSTGATGTNVNDLKLVVVVPSA